The Periplaneta americana isolate PAMFEO1 chromosome 16, P.americana_PAMFEO1_priV1, whole genome shotgun sequence genome segment GCGACATATTACATTTTGCAACAAATGTTCTCTACctcaatatttttcttatctggATTTCAGTATAAAAAATATCCAAGTGATTTTTCAAAATGCTGTATATTATTTAGCAAATAGATGTCCCTACTTTCTTTTACAAATTGTAAACTCGTTTATAAATGTTACTTTCTCAGATGTTTTGTTATTTCTAATTAGTAATGTGAAGATGAAtcatatatttgaagacagtggcatacgcagaattttgtcaaggggggccgttattaaaattatttacaatttacattatcggtattttgaaTTTtgcgtattattactattactgaaatttgatcagaacaaatgtaacattttaaaattcttttcaaaACAAAacgtcaaatttctgcacatctaaaggacaaaactaaaattctttcaatcattgattatcataatacactgctctcttaaaatgactgagcatattgcgaAATGGTTTTCCCACAACATACTATGAAAtgtatgatataaaataatttttatttcggaatggaagcaaaaatgagcaaacctgtatgtattaaacttttttgtttgaaatatctcaaagaataacctcctgaaattaatgacattacttacgattcaccctgtaaaaaccatatgtttatatgaaactAGGTTCTCTATATTGCCCTGATGACAAAAGTCTCGTACAAACTTCTTACCTAAGACTGCCGAGGGCGCCTAGGCGGCCACTGTCCTGCAGTTCAGACTGCAGTTCCTGTCGACCAGTCTCACCAAACTGATTTCCTCCCAGGTCCAATAGCACTAgcttttctttgtttctcatGGCTCTACTTAATTCTAAACCCCCTCTTGCTCCAATTTCGTTGAATCCTAGATGCAATTTCTGTTTAAATTACAgacacattaataaaattatttttatgccaattacagcatatacaatgTTAGGTATGCATTCTTATCTTTAATACTTCTTCAGAATTCTGCCCACATTACATTAAATCAGTAAGTACAGGCAGTTAAAACTAATTTTACTCATTATTTCTATTACATTTTTAAGAGAACTTTTTAGCTTTAAGACGGTATCTTGTATAACACTGTAATCTTACTTTTTCTCtagaaatacattttcaaacTTAAGATCATTTTTCTCAGTAAGtagtttgtttaattattatttttaaatttcctacAATGAAAAATCACTGTATGAGTAATAAAGTGGTAGATTATAAAACTAACACAACGAgtaattaatgtcaacaaatatgaaaacaaaaaaaatatatatatgtatatattatatatcttttAATCTACTTCACATGtcgtacatatttaaattttcaatatattcattttgTTTCATTCATAGTCTACTAAAACTCTAAACTATACTTCAGTATAATTCTAACTAAATCTTCCCTAGAgctcaatatacagagtgtctacaCCGAAATgccctatttttattttgttctcaatatccaaagaaataaagataaagtaATTTTGTTCACAAACATAAGTCGTATGAGGATTAAGTCTGTAACAAAAAATCACAAACTTCCATGTGAGCCCCTTTGGTGGCACGTTGGCTGTCTAGTCTGTATTCAATTTCTGTCCAGGTCCACTCCAACATGCTCAGAGAGACAATCCGGACACAAAGGACTCGAAGGTCCCACACTTTAGTGGTGTACACCCTGTCCTTCacatagcacaaaaaaaaaaaaaaaaaaaaatgaaatccaGCAGCCTGATGTCAGGAGAACGTGGAGTCCAATTCAGGGGTCCATCTTGTCCTATCCAATGCCCTGGGAATGTGCTCCACACAGCTACCAGTGGGGTGgagcaccatcttgttgaaactatAGCACATCCAGGTAGGTTGTTCTTGTGACAGTCTTGTCGGATCATGTTCCTCCTTGTCGGATTGTGAAAGTCATTGGTACCATCCATAGATATCCTTTATGTCTACACAGGGGCTAATGTGGCAGTGTGCATTTGTTACAAAATTAATACCTCATACGACttatatttgtgaataaaatttctttatctttatttctttcgtattgagagcaaaataaaaatagggcATTTCAGTGTAGCCACTCTGTATTTCTCAAGTTTAAAGTTACATAAACATGTAGCTTACATAAAACTCAATTTACAGAAGCTTCCAAACCAATATTTTCAGCAAGCCAGACTCTCTTTAAGTAAAAGAATTCCCTCCCTATATTAGGAAAATCTTCCATTTTTACCTGTAAATCGTTGTGTTCATCAGCTAGTGCAGCAGCTAGTAACAATGCTCCTTTTGTCTTCAGCAAACAATCCCCcaaatttatttcttgtaatttttgtaatttgGGGAAAGCATTGGCCAAAGCTACAGCACCTTTTGCAGTAATAGTATTGTCATTCAAGTTTAAGACCCGGAGATTTGGATTTTGTACAAAAGCTTCACTCAGAGCAGTAATCCCAACGTGATAAATACCATTCTGTGGCATACACACTTCTTCCAAAGTTCCAAGTGTCtgcaaaaaaaacattttttggaTCAATCCATTTAATGAATGTTTTACATGAAAAGCAATACCGATAAGAAATGAGCAGAGACTGGAATTTTTCGTTGAGTTCGGATTTTCCAATGGGAAACTGGATTTTTCGGCATTTTCAAAATACATAGCTTCAATAGCACAATAAATATCCTAGctttcaaaatacttttgagGAAAATACCTGTTTTTTATGTTGGTTATTCAATGAGTTTTAATCTTACTTAATTTGTTTCCTAccgaattattttttatataagttTTTGCGTGAATTTTACTTATCTatcttaataattataatttcatgattttttttcgcagtaataaattttattaattaatgggAATTCGATttggtaattttcatttattactgGTTGACAAATGATGGCATTTATCAGACAaaacattattatataataagAAGTGTTCACAGTTTGCATTTGCATATGGCACATGGGAACAAAGGATGCATTCAGCAGGCTAATAGTGCTTATGATATGATTCTCTTTACATATCCACAAACCACAGATGGATATGACGTCAGGAATGCATTCATACCAGATATTTGAACGAAAACGAATTCAATACTATCGAATGTGCAGACCATTGATATGGACCTTATCTATGCTACGACTATTGAttgtactacaaaaaaaaaataaataaataaaaaaaaaaatataaatataaaatttgcaGACACTGTTCACTAATTACAAAATCGCGTATTGTTCGCAAAAACAGGGGAAATTCGCGGCTTGATACTGATTTCGCGATGTTTCGTGACTTCAAATCTGGCATAAAAAAATTGAAGGaagtatttttattgtaattagttgttgagaaatattttttctaagaaaatcgCGAAATATTCCAGTATCTAGAAATGAGCAATAAAATGACTGAATTACATCATAAAAatgttgttcataaaagaatatgcAAGTCACCGTAGGGAAGAGAGATAAAAAGAAAGCAGGAACAAACAGAGGACAAGGAATACGAGAAAGTGttcaaggaaagaaaaaaaaagtgagtgattgaaataaagaaaaagatagaaatgaagaagaaaatgaaaaaagaaaaacaagtaaacagaaaaagaaaagaacgAAGAACGAGACAAAAGTAAACTGaagaaagaaagcagaaaaagaaattaagtaaaacgTGGCAGAATTAAATTTATAAGAAttcaattattaaatactaaatatGATATCTCCAGTATGTGTTGTATTAGGTGCAGATCTGTCACTGCCCAGACTCTACATTATCCCAATTCCACCGAGTCCTTCCCAGTATAGTGTGAGTGAAGTGCAGAACATGAGCCAATGACAAACCCCAGATAGGATAGTTCTCAATATGATATCTCTGTGAAGCAATAATCTGCATAAATTATTACCCGAAACACTTCTGCAAGTGCTTTTGCTCCTTCATTTTCAAGTCTATTTCTTCCAGCTATGAAAACCTTCAATGCAAGAGTTTTTCCACTTTCTCTACTGTTATTGTAGCAATCCAACAAGGCTCGTGACAACatctgtagaaaaaaaaacattcaatacaGCTTTAATCACTTCGTTATTTCTTTACCTCTGGTAATCATTAAAGCAATAATCatcctgaataaaataaatataaataacaactaTCAACTCTTCAagcaatacaaacaaaaattaattctTTAAAGGTGATGTTACTAATTGTCAGTGCCATCTACTGACACctgggaaagaaagaaaaaaaaaaaaaaacatttcttatgcttaataaaatttgtattcttacttaaaaaaaaaaagacataaaacgcacaagaacaaaaaaatgtaatttggAAACTCAGAAGTTTTGTCAATACATAgctaaaaataatttaacgaGATCAGAAGACTTCCCTTCAACAAACAAACACAATTTCGACAACTGCCGTTTTTTTaaatggttattttacaacgctttatcaactgctaaggtcatctagcgtctgaatgagatgaaagtgataatgccagcgaaatgagtatcTGCCATCTTACTTTATTCCATTACCAAaatcacaaagaaacaaatacaatttCCAATACCGGTACGATAAAACACAATTTTCTCATGTTTGAATAGTAAACATGGAATATCCAAAATTATAGCAAGTCATACTGACCACAATTTGAACATCTATTAAAAGACAAATCATCTCTGATTATCTAAGAAGAAAATGCCCATCGAAATATTAAGGGATTTCAATCTGTTACAATAATTTCATCCaatttgtatcatcatcatcatatccctcacgtattagaccctacaggtgtatgtagtgttcaattcagtagtagtaggttattttacgatgctttatcaacatcttaggttaaatagcatctgaatgacatgaagatgataatgcggtgaaataagtccggggtccagcaccgaaagttacccagcatttgctcatattgggttgagggaaaaccctggaaaaaatctcaaccaggtaacttgtcctgaccaggaatcgaacccaggccacctggtttcgcggccagacgtgctagccattactccataggtgtggacttcaaTTCAGTTTTACCACCattaaaacaatttacaatgtGTTGCCCAAAGCATATAAGTTACAATGTCTGTTCCCTGAACACTTTTAGGTTGAAACATCACTattaaatggaaagaaaaaactaTTACTTAAtgcaatacaaaaaagaaaaacttactcCTATGTTtcgagaaattaataataatataagcacaattatttcaacttttcattgcaaataatcGAAATTTATACAgcgtgaacagtaagtaatgtcattaatttcaaggggttattctttgagatatttcaaacaaaaaaagttcaatacaattttgctcgtttttgcttctttttcgaaataaaagttgttttatatatgaaacatttcatagcttgttttggaaaagccattgatttaattcccattatattcagtaaatttaagagggcagtgtattatggtaataaatgattgaaagaattttggttttgtcctttCAAGGTGCTTCTGATTTATAACAGTATATTCTCAgatgaacatatttttaaggaGTACGTTTTTAATatgcagctggctacagactggaaggtccggggttcgatcccagatggtgacaggattttttctcgttgccaaactttcagaacggccccgaggttcactcagcctcctataaaattgagtaccgggtctttcccgggggtaaaaggcggtcagagcgtggtgtcgaccacaccacctcattctagtgccgaggtcatggaaagcatggggctctacctctatgcccccccaagtgccttcatggcatgttaaagggatacctttaccttttacctttttaatatattttgttcaatttattcaaaGTACTTCATTTTCAAGAACACTATTTAAttgtattgctttaatgtgttggAAGACAAAATGGATATGTGTGGTGGAAAATATATACCATagcttaatttttaaaattagtgTTGAGTGTCCCATACTTTTTCTGATTTTTCTGAGAACAATATTTAACAAGACAACATAATTTACCATGACTACAAAGGGGTAAACATGTACTTATAAGAACGGTACAGAACTAAATGCTTAGCATGACGACCTAGTTTCTTTATtctagaaattaatattttggaactCCTTCCACAATGACACCTTATATCAGGTCTCAAACTGAGTTACCATCAGTTAATTCATATGAAGTGCAAAGTTTTGCAAATTTACCTTTCCTCCACTTATTCCAAGACCATTGTTGTTCAGTTTAAGTATTTGAAGTAGATGGCAAGAAGGGCTGCGTAACAGCATGGCAAGTCCTTCTACACCAATGGGACCGAAGGCATTATCACTAAGATCCAGCTCCAGGAGTTGAGTACCAGCCAAGACCAAGCCACTGCTGAGAAAATGCTGTAAAATATGTAGCTACTTAGAAACGTACATAAATGAACAGTGCAATctaaatcacacacacacacacacatacactttataaagtacagtgcAATCGAGAAGTCCCTCTGCAGTGCCTTGTAGCCGAGAATCCAGTAGGCACAAGCATATGATGCACTGCAGAGCTGTAAGTCTGTAAAACCGGAATGAATGTTGGAGTGCCAACACTCTCCTGGTTTACTACTACTAATGGAGCTGcagagggacttttcgatcgcactgtacttTCCTTGATTTGTACAGAAGTGTATTCATCTAATTACCGTATTTATCCACGTAATAAACGAACTTTCTTTCCATGATTTCTGGATTAAAAATCCAGGGTGTGCATTATATGCGAGGAAAAAGGTTTAGGAGAAAAAAATCAcagtcagtatattttttcattaataaacttcttcatatgtaatcgtgaaaacattGTAACTAATTAAACAGTTCATTGCATAAAtatgcgtcaaaaatgactttcatactccatcggcagtCTGTCATGCTAAAAAGAagtgtatatatattattttaatgtaccgaagtacatatgatatttccatgctgcgtcatcatacgatgaaagagtaatggaacggagaaaaattctctccggcgccgggatttgaacccaggttttcagctctatgtgctgatgctttatccactaagccacaccggatacaactccgatgccggttagaatcgtctcagattaagctccaactcttgggttccctctagtggccgccctctgcactacgtcatagatgtctatgaacgcaggaccgaagtccacacatgtgctgaggtgcactcgatatgagtgactagtatgacgtagtgcagagggcggccactagagggaacccaagagttggagcttaatctgagacgattctaaccggcatcGGAgttgtatccagtgtggcttagtggataaagcatcagcacgtagagctgaaaacccgggttcaaatcccggtgccggagagaatttttctccgttccattactctttcatcgtatgatgacgcagaatatctgcatggaaatatcatatgtacttcggtacattaaaataaaataatatatatgatatgcgtaaatcacttcgtgatttaagacagcgcttattccgtcggatcccggccaactagtcactcatatcgagtgcacctcagcacatgtgtggacttcggtcctgcgttcatagacatctatgacgtagtgcagagggcggccactagagggaacccaagagttggagcttaatctgagacgattctaaccagcgtcggagttgtatccggtgtggcttagtggataaagcatcagcacttagagctgaaaacctgggttcaaatcccggcgccagagagaatttttctccgttccattactctttcatcgtaaaaagaAGTGTGTTATATACTTACTTagttaaggcttttaaggaacccagagattcattgccaccctcaaataagcccgccattggtccccatcctgagcaagattaatccagtctctacaatcatatcccaccttcctcaaatccattttaatattatcttcccatctaagtctcagcctcttcaaaggtctttttccctctggcctcccaaccaacactctatatgcatttctggatttacccatacatgctatatgccctgcagatctcaaatgtctggatttaatgttcctaattatgtcaggtgaatgataccatgtgtgcagttctgcactaTGTAATTTctcattgtcctgtaacttcatcccttttagccccaaatattttcctaagcaccttattctcaaacacccttaacctctgttcctctctcaaagtgagagtgcattatatggcagtaaaaatttttaatagcctgcctatggatataaaaaatcaaactcaaagtataagattatttagggccaaattaaagaagtagtgTTAATTTATTCCAGCATGGGTAGTGAAAGCAACGAGTATTACAGAACCAAATGCCCACATTGAGAGTGTTttcacatataaataataaaggcaCAGATATAAGAAACAGGAATGTTTTGGGGCTGCTTGTAACATAAAAACGAACTTCTACGAGCTATTAGAAAAACCAATCACAAaacgaattttaattttttcttgcaCAATAACTTATATTCGACAGAAAGAGGTTTAAGATTAGCATTTAGGCTAAAAGTGTTTTTAACAATTATTCAGTCATTAcacaaattttttaaatgtaatttgtattacaACTTACCAATGCTTTCggaatttctgttttcattcgGCCAGTGAACAAATCCTTCCATAGCGCCCTCTTCAATTCACTGTGTGCCTCAAGTGCTTTTCCAATAGCTTTGGCTGCATCAACACCAAGGGTGTTGCCTTCTAAATTCAGGTAGTGCAAGTTCTGACAGGCATTAACTGCCTTAATAACATCCCTtgctgtaaaaaaattataaaagtgtAAAATAGCTATGTACCTACAAAGTAAATACCTACACTTAAATACAATTACTATTAATACAAGATACTTAGCTGTCTAAGTTTGTACCTACTGCAAAAGTTAAAGCAGATTTAAGCCACTTTTCTCACACATAAGTTAATCTCACTTAGTACATTTTATGATTCAGTAAGTTTAAAATTCAACGCAAATATacgaataataaaataactttgtgCCATATTAACTTAACCCTTAAGAACTGTAAGGGGTGTACAGACACTATTTAGAACACCACACGTCAGAAATTGTTTCGTTTAAAATGCTGTAAACTTCACTATCAAGAATATCTTAAGCTTTGTCTGAAGAGAGAAATGGCCATTTTATCCCATCAGATTTTAATAAAATGGGCactgttgtcggcttgtgagaaatgcttcgtaAGTTCAGGAGGGTGTAACGGCGATAAAGGCAAATATGGTAATATAATGGGACAactctgattacctggttcaatCGTTGTGGCATCAATTCATGTAAAATGAGTGAAAAGCAATAAAGTAAATCGTATTTACTGATCCCTTTAATTCAAAAAGGTTGTTTAAAGTCGGCTAAATTATGCTATTTCGATAATAATGCTATTTTGAACAGAAATGACCAACGGTAAATGAGTCTCAAGGTGCTAGGTCACCATAGCACCTAAAAATTGTTGGCAAAATTTCAGTATTCGGTTACCTCACTGTCAACAGTGTAGACCTATCTTATGACACTAAAaggagcagatttgtctgtgtttgtcgactGCACATCATCACGCTTACGAAAAAAACacttttcagtaggcctactaataatttattttgtgtgcacaaggttggaattttgagggaagagggaaaggaaaatttGCCTTTTGTTCGCGGTACATAGCATATGACTCAACTAGAAGCcaagtacgtaaatacatttgtaccttaaCGATACTGATACGGGTTATACGGGTACCTGTGCCCTATATGTTTgattaatgcatatatattacTATGCTTTCCTTACgaaaattacttacggttaaatATAAACAAACCTCATAACGATACAACATAACCTAACAGATGATACATTTGTATATAATTACCATCGTCTTCTGTATTAAGTTTCAATGACTTTCCTTCAAAACTGACACCACTGCTGCCCACGGATGTAATAGAGAGCTGCTTCGTAACTTCATCCATGGCAGGATCTGACATTATTTAACAGAAAacaagaaacaccacgttcaaaACACTTTGGCGGTTTTGTAAATACAagtccccctctctctctctttcttttacaACAGACTTTTTTCGATCAACGACTAATTAGCCTTCGAAACTTTACATGCGGccacaagaaaaaaaaaccaaATGTCACTCCCTCCACGATGACCATCCCTTCTatgcatcaagtcggccgtgtatgcAACAGCACATGGAAAAGAAAAATCCCTCTgatcataaataaaaataccgCAAAACcgtgtaaaaaattatattcacttGACAGAGTtgccaaattaataatttttccacTATTTATAGTCTAGCGGTGCAATTTCtgcattaataattttattattataatcatttcgGCTGGTACGGCAGGTTTGGTTGATCGACTGCAGGATGGCGGGAGAAAACAAGTTAGTTAATGGTAAGTCCAACAAATTTTCGTTTCATACTATAAATATTCTTCTGTAGTGCAAATGTTTGAATTTTCTATTCTACTTTCTTCTGACCTGCCCAAAGTCGAACCCTATATAGAtcatttatataatatgatataagaaCTAAGGGGGTGAAAACAGGGAAAATCCCCCCAATCAACGGGGTATTTCAGATGCATCTAAAGTTATAAactatattctttagtttaatTTTGGTAGTTtactagtacccggtactcgttacatagatcgtttttgtgtttacacagtggctccttaaaagaattttaattgtttgttacTAGATGcgattctagtcagtttgtaatgtaattttggtccagggaaaatatacatctATGATTATAtaacaatggctgacttaacagcttatgtaacgagtaccgggtactaggaaacttcctTAATTTTAAGCCGCATATAACAGGTGAAGTTCAAAaacctgaatacaaaaaaatgaaatcactGTTTTCTTTTGGTTTTGTTGCATAAGACCTCTCttcttacagaaaaaaaaaactatatttactGTGGCGAAGCTctttaagaggcttttgaggcttagcatacccaaaaaatttgagttgtAATACCTAGTAGGCTACAGTAGAaagttcgtaataatgatgtaTCATAACATTTTGACGCTACTTAAAATCTTGACTGGTTAATTGGTGGAAGAGgaaaccatattcgttccgaAAATGAAGAGCCGGATTCACGAGTATTTTCAGAAAGAATATGACGATGCGAGGTGCGGTGAACCTATGACATCCGTCACCAAGTGTATGAAAGAACTATTAAAGCGACTGGAATTTGTGAAAAGTAGAATTCTTAAGAAAGAAATAGGCGAACTGAGTAGTCCAACGAAAAACGGCTGCGTCAAATCTCCTACATATGACCTTCAACGCGAATCAGAAGGGTGCAGCTTTGCCCAATAAAGGAGTATCGCTATCATGGGGGACATCGACGGTTGGGCATTTATTTAATTGTGAAATGCAACAGTTTGTCAGGTATAAAGAGAATGAATTTCTATgtattctcgaaaaaaaaaaaaaacaattttagatCAAACCGTTCCCTCTGTACAGctatcaaaagaaaaagtgaccgctCTCTAGAAGCTGAATTCCCTTCAGGTATCTTCggtacaattcggagacaggcaatgttacatgttgttggaccacgggCCTGATATCTgcagttataattgaagggttatGCGTATCACTATAGTAGCGTAGTGGTAGTGTTCCCGGTTGGTCTTCATGAGATCGTGCGTTCGAATTCAACCTAGTgcttgttatgttttttttttgtttgttttgtttttaagaaagaGTGGAGATATAATTGCTCCtgttcttttatgactgttttagtaattaaaatcctcatttttctatatacacttttaacacatctatcactgattaaatttccaacttctttactatgGGATTTACCTAGGCTGACTAgtttcttcattgtccaaagtctaGGACTAGACTTTGACTAGCTTATGAAGTTATGATTCTTCCTCCGTATTTGTGTGTTGCAATTGTGATTGCAGGTGATTTCTTATGAAATGTCGGCCGGTTTATGGAACCGATGCTCACTCAGCAtcttgatgaatttgggaagGTACAATCTCAAGCCGGCTGGGAGAATCATCGTAGTTGGATAATCATTCACCTCTTCTATGAGTGTGGGACCAGTAGTCGGTTGAGAGGCCTTGGCCCTCTATGGACTGTAGCGCAACGGATTTGTTTTGTCTTTTCATTAGTGGAATAAACTGAGATTCTGAGTACATAGAGCTACGTACGGTACATTAcacgtaatatattttaatgaagtgCGTAACTTGAAGGTGTTAAAGAAAATACAATAGAATTGTATAACATTGAGCAAGTACTATATatgatttataggcctacataagtggCGAGAGATTCTCCCCCAcgactttaaaaataaaagttggtGTACACCCTAGACCATATATGTAACATTATTATGATCTAGGTGTACACATAGAACATTCGGTTAGTGTTTTATGAGAAAAGTGACTTCTGATAtccagaaacatggatattaagaagtgaagagaaacgactgaaaACATATTGAAACATGTGggtctatacttttttttttttgaaagatggaacatggaaaaacaactgaatgtcacatagcgtggtaggcctgttgctatggtaacagcggttgagttgccaaactcacagttcgcacgtggcgagtgcttaatagctttcttggcaacatttattgtgcacacaatgttagcattggtacgtttcgtctttgattctctgtcgatttttgtattgttatcttaccttcgcgtcaattgtcaatgaatgttttaacgtcagccatcttaacgacaattgctagcttccatcagctggcagcatggtagtccatattggcaacatggcactgtagttccaagctcggccgcttaactgtcatgtcccatcttccaaaaaaacaaagtatatatggagaatattaatagaaaaaggagcattttctgcgggtctctggaaaaagaactaaggaagagactagtgaagtgctttgtgtggagtgtatcatTCCATGgtgcagaaacattgacatttcgacgaagtgaagagaaatgactagaagcatttgaaatgtggatgagGAGAAGAATTGAaaatgtgaaatggatagacagaataagaaatgaagctgcgctagaaaga includes the following:
- the RanGAP gene encoding ran GTPase-activating protein 1, translating into MSDPAMDEVTKQLSITSVGSSGVSFEGKSLKLNTEDDARDVIKAVNACQNLHYLNLEGNTLGVDAAKAIGKALEAHSELKRALWKDLFTGRMKTEIPKALHFLSSGLVLAGTQLLELDLSDNAFGPIGVEGLAMLLRSPSCHLLQILKLNNNGLGISGGKMLSRALLDCYNNSRESGKTLALKVFIAGRNRLENEGAKALAEVFRTLGTLEEVCMPQNGIYHVGITALSEAFVQNPNLRVLNLNDNTITAKGAVALANAFPKLQKLQEINLGDCLLKTKGALLLAAALADEHNDLQKLHLGFNEIGARGGLELSRAMRNKEKLVLLDLGGNQFGETGRQELQSELQDSGRLGALGSLSEDEDEDEEEGEDEEEEDDEEDEDEEEEDGDDEVDGSEESETEGKSLEKGDGNIVDFEKTIQQIQSVKLSDSEETKLQSDVVTSSVTVTEFLQSPTQENFTALGSNRVELMLKEIRGNNEDTFLEKMMPILMKVSSLSASSKEQVKQESVSCSDALYRELFKWAEKQEQSSIVNNSLLVHLGLIKSEDKKLKLAWNLDGCMFALEHAIRQDYFPKGTRETLQIFLNRPNLNMDVFPATKHKLMSTLFQF